The DNA sequence AGCCGCCCGCCACCcacggctgcggcaggcggtAGTTGGTGGTCGGATCAATTTCGCGCGACTTAACGCGCACGTACGGGTCGTTGAAGACGTTGTTCTTCGCAAACTCCGCTGTCGAGCCAATCACGATGCCGTTGAGTCGAAGGTAGCCGAAGGGCTTCAAGAAATGCGCCCTGCACAGGTATGCCGTTGTCCTGCGGTAGGGCAGGAGATCAGCCTTCTCGCCGGGGTAGCTCTCTGGGTAGtgcgacagcaccgccttcgcATCCtccaggcgcagcagcatcgtaGCGCCGAGGGCGTCCCACATAGGTCTAAAGCGGTTGTGGGAGtcgagcaccagcgccaggCCCTCGCCACGGtacagcagcatcgccatgTAGCGGCCATACGTCGGTCCCTTCGCCTGACCTGAGTCGAtctcacgcacgcgcacctgctcCGCCAGGAAGCAGACCCGCTCATCAAAGTGACGGGCCTCAGGGCCGTTGGGGGGTTTCGTCAAGTCCGCACCTTCGCCGTACAAAGCCCGCGCACGCGCCCGCGATTCAcgcgcggcgccgacgccgccatcGGCTGCAGCGCCCTGCAGCCCCTCGGACGGGCACAGATAAGGGGTGTACATCTCTGGCAGGAGACACGGCGAGTCACCGGCGCGGTTCTGCTGCGCGATTCCGACGTATAAGCGGTGCGGGTTGCGCGCTGCGCGGAACAAGTCCAGCAGCGTCGAGGCGCACTCCGCGTCACGGTAGCTCGCGAAGCTCACAAAGATGCTGCGAACGTTCACCGCCGCTTTGGGGTTCAGCGCTTGCGGCATCAGCTGGCGATCTTCTTGAGAGTACAGGTGTGCCACCTCTTCGGCGCGCCGAAATCCCAGTCGCGACAGTGCCaggacggagaggggagagtcGCGCAgaaccagcggcagcgctgcagcctcAGTGGTCTGCGCCTTGTTGCAGGCAATCGGGACACCGAAGCGAGTctgcacggcagcggtgatggCTGAATACCACGCGTCTGTGTCAGCAACCGAGTCCCCACCGTAGGGGCGGAGAGCTTCGTAGCGGCGCAAGGGGTAGTAGTAGATGTGGTTGAAGATCGACGCGACCTCGTACAAGACCGCCTTCATCGCCATGCGGTTCGCAACACCGTACACCCTCAACTCCTCTACGCTGGTACGCACAGACGTGTTCTCTGGCGGACGACTGGCAGTATTGCTGCGAAGTACGGCTGCGTGGGGACCCTCCTTGACAGCTTGAGCACCAGCACGACGTGAGCGGGAACGCATGATCGGCAGGACCTCCGACTGCATCCATGCGTGTcggtactgcagcagcgcgaggtCGTCAaagggctgctgcgtcagccgctccgcctcggaGGAGGCAACGCCGATGAagccacgcagctgcgcgcgcaggCGGGCTGCCTCGGATCGACCCGCAAAGGactccttcagcgccgcgTTCCACTTCTCCACGGAACCTCCGCCGGTTGCTCGTGCACCACCCCCCACTGTTGCAGCTGTCGTCACATTCACCTCctcggcgcgcgcgcgctcagcagccttctccagcgcctcccTTCGGCCTTTGGCGTTGAGCAGAAAATCGCTCAGCTCCACCAGCCCCATCACTGGGTCGCGCTCCTGCACTGCCTGGACATGAGCGCTCACTTGATAGAGGAGGAAGGACAGATACTCCAGCTCCGGGAGCGTCTGCGCAAGGCGCACCAGGTCGACACCGCGTCCACCGTCGTTGTTGCGGGCTTCATTTGCCTTGCGCAGTGCCGCCAAGAGCGTAGCGTTGCCCTGGAcacgccggcgcagctcctccacgcGGTGCGCCTCGCGCAAGAAGGTTTCAAGACCCCCTCCAGCTAGTAGCCGGCGAATGTCGAGGCCAGACGCGAGGGCGGCTCcgtcagcggtgccgccCTTATTTTTGTGGTTGAAGTCCAGCAGCGACTGAGCTGTCTGAGGCAGCTGACGTTGTGCAGCaggcaccatcaccaccagcaccaccacgagtGCAGCAAAATTAATCAAGagaagcaccagcagcgccccGACAGCagtgcacgcgcacacgagcGTCTGCGACACGTCCGCGGGGTCATCGTCATCGTTTACAAAGCCAAGCAGGCGCAGCATGCGATGGACGCGGCTGGCACAGCACATCAGACGCTTCAGTAGTCGAAGATCGCTGCGACTGTGCACTGATGTTGCAGCGCCGGTGGTCGTCTTGCCAGTTAAGTGCGTCGACGCAtaaccgccgctgccagcagcCGCCCTCCGATCCCCGTAGGCCGGGCCTTGGCGGTGGGGACTTCCGTGCAACGCttgagcgagaggaggaagtcTGTCCGTGCCCTCGTCGCTGAGAGCCATCGAGGCCGGCGCGAAGCCAGGCAGACCACGCGCGTACTCGTTACGACGAGACGCTGTGCCGGCTGCCAtgcgcggtgctgcgtcaCCGAGGACCGCAGCATCGACTTCCACGACACCGTCGAGGCTGTCACCAaacagcgacggtggcggcacacGCTTCACACGCGCGGTTGCTTGAGCGTCCATGTGAGGCTTGGCTCATGCAAACCCCCAGCGattgcagacacacagacacctcTGCAGATTGGCGCCGCAGAGAAGTGAGAAGAGCGACGGACGACTAATAGCCGCGCCACACGCGAGCGCGCTatacacccctcccccctccttccctcttgctTGCCCACCTTCAcgctctcgccctctcctaCCACGAGAATGAAGAGCCGCAGTGCCTCCCCGTGAGAATCGCGCGACCGCCCTCCTTCCCCGCCCccgtcctctcctctcctccccccgtccttcccttctccccccgtACGggttctcttctcttgtctgTACGTCTCGCTGTTACTGCGCGCTCGCACAAGACACGATGAAAACACCTGCGCGGTGCACAGTCGAGCTTATTTCTCACCCGATGCTGATATGATgatgtggtggcggtggtggtggtggtgtggcggtggcagagtTGCAGCATCCAAGAGGCgtgcgaaggagaggggggagagacagcAAGTCAGATAGGCATGTGCATGATCCTCTCAGCCGCAGGCAGCTTcaacacggagagagagagagagggagagaggaaggggggagaacgAGCCggggaggagctggcgcggTGCAAGATCATCCCTCTTGTCACGCTGGGCGATAGTTCAAGATGGACTAGGTGCAAAGGCCGCGACGCAACACCAGCTCACAAGAGCCATCACGCAACGCCTTCCTTCGTAACGTAGCACTCACACTCAGCAGTCGCGAGCGAAGAGCACTGTCGCCTGGCACCACCGCAAGGCACGTTGTGATCGTCAGTTGCCTAAGCTCAGCACCAGCTGACGAGGCAAAAAACTTCTTACTCCCGCTGGCCCCCTTCCACGCGTACGTGCCGCGCCATCGGCGCCagggccccccccccgcgtgCGCCGCACGCCTGACGAGCCCAGGGAAGAAGCAGGCCAGGGCCCCGAGACCCTTCGCCTCGCCCCCAAGCCGCGACACAACACGGCACACGGCGCGGGGACCCCCCACCCGCACCTCACACGGGAGCCCGGCGAGCCCAATGGCGCCCTGCCCGCGCGCGCCTTCCCGGCACAGTGCCAGCCCAGACCTGTCCGCCGGCACCCAGCAGCCCGCCCAGCCGTACCACCCGTGGGCAGCCTGTCGTCTACCTGGCCTCTCCTCACatggagtggaggggggaagggggggagggagtacGAGAGCCGTGGCACCACGCGCCGGAGAGGTGGGTGGCCATCCTCCTCACTcaggggagaaggcgaaggcggaaatagagagaagagggggaaagaagctCAGTAGTACGAGAGAGGCGAAGTACGCGGTGTGCAGAGGAGGACGTGCAGCGCAGTGCGAGTGCGAGGAGTAGAGCgtatgaagagagagaacactCACACTGCTGTCAAccgcgtgggtgggtgggcgtaCAGGAGGTGAGTGATGCAGAGCTCAGGCGTTCGTTGGGCGCGCAGAAGGAATGAGGAGGTCGTCGTCATCTTGCGCGGGGCCGTTGTGGCAAGTGGGGTGAGTCGGGCAACTTCGGGTGTCACGGCGAGCGCAGCGCGTCATGAAGCGCCGTCAAATCTACGCCGGCAAACAACTCCCACTCCTTCACCGTTCGGCGCAAGGGATAAGGGGATGGCGAGCTTGCCTGCGGCGTGGGTGTTTGGTTCCGCTCCTTCGTGGAGCCAAGAGGCGTCCCGGCATCGCGGTGAGACATTACCAAAGCCCAGAACTTGTCTTGGGTGAAGGTGCGCGCATTGCTCAGCTCTGTCGGTACACCATCTGCCGCCTCGTCCACGAAGCATTGCCCATCATGTCCTGCGCCGgatgctgccggtgctgtcGCAGGCATAGAGGTGGGCAGCTCACTCTCGCCAGTGCCTACGGCCACCGGCTCTGTCAGTCCGAAGACGTTCCACCCCCGCGTCCAGAGCGCCAGTGTGGTGTGCATATCCTCGAGATCGCTGTCCATGAACTGCAGTGACGGATCGAGCTCCACAGCCTCgggcacacgcgcgtgcgctgccgccgcagtcaGTCCTTGAtagtggaggcggcgctcttCGAGCTGCTCTGAGAGGCTGCGCAATCGAGTCTGCAACTGGTGCTCCCGATCAAACTCGAAGAACACTTCCGCAGGGCCGAAGAGCAAATCAGCCGACGCAACAGCCTGGAGAACATACGGTGTCGGCTCAACCGTGGCCGACGCCGCATCCCCTGGTGACTGCGGTGAGTTAAACTGCAGTTCGTCGACCCTACCAGAGGCTTGTGCGTTACGCGCAGAAGTCGCTACTCCCTTCACCTTGCCCACGTTCGCCCCGGACGCGAGCCAAGCGCTCTCTTGCAGTGGCGAGTGCTCATCGGCCGCGTGATGCGCTTGGGGAGCCCGGTCTCCACTGCCCAACGTGCCTCCGTCGGCATTCGTGAGCCACGTCCCCTCCATTGGCGCAAGATACCGCATGTCTGCCAAGCACACACTCGAGCGCGGCATGACCTCAGCTTTCACAAAGCTGTCCTTTGCTCGGcacttcgccgccgccgccgcacctgcGGCAGGCGCCTGCATGCCCGGGGATGCCTGCAGCACGGTCGAGGCATTGGTGGAGTggacgaggcggcgcacctgctgccGCACAGCGCCCCGGTGCTCCTTCAGCCAGCAGTGCTCGAAGGAGCGCTTCCGCAGCGCCTTGTTGGCGGCCGAGTAGTACGGTGCCTCTgattcctcctccccacagAGTCgccctgccgcagcgcccgATTCGCGGAACGGCGCTGGAGTTGTCGTCGAGGCCGATGGTGGCATGTGAACGATCGGCTGAGCCGGCATTGGCGGTCGCTTCTCGTCCAGGAACAGAAGCTCGTATACCTCAGATGCGGTGAGGCTGGCCGACAGGACGGCCTGTGGCGTGCGGCTCGTGGAAGAGttcttgccgctgcgcacatACACCATGCCCTGACCACACGGAGACGCTTTGGTGGGAGCATCACCATCACAGTTCGCCAAGGTGTCTACCTGGACTGCCTTCAAGTCGGCATCGCTAAGATCCAGTATCGCGTCGCCGAGAACGccacgcaccgcagcgctggTGAACAGCAGACCCAGAACAGAGGACGCGGTCGCTGAAGCTGGTAGGTCTGGCGAAGCGGCGAGTTGGCGCCAATCCACCAGCGTCTCCACCATGGTGGGCCACAGCCAGCTCGGCGTCACCAGCCACAGCACAagctccgcctctgcccgcGCCGCGCTGAGCCACGACGACACGTCCGCCGGTAGTGCAGCCAAAAGACGCTCGCCCACCTTGTCGGGAGGTGgcacgctggcggcggcctccctctcgccaccGAGCCCGTCCTCGCTGTGGCGTCCACCCGGTGCCGTCGTCAGAGACAGCCGCACGAGGGGCTCGGTGCTCCACACATTCGCAACAGAGGCCGCAAGCGCCCTCCACGTCACGCCCGGTGTCGGACGGCTACTCAGCACAGCGCGATCGCGGGCCGGGGTGCGCAGG is a window from the Leishmania panamensis strain MHOM/PA/94/PSC-1 chromosome 2 sequence genome containing:
- a CDS encoding glycosyltransferase GlcNAc-like protein (TriTrypDB/GeneDB-style sysID: LpmP.02.0160); this encodes MLRLLGFVNDDDDPADVSQTLVCACTAVGALLVLLLINFAALVVVLVVMVPAAQRQLPQTAQSLLDFNHKNKGGTADGAALASGLDIRRLLAGGGLETFLREAHRVEELRRRVQGNATLLAALRKANEARNNDGGRGVDLVRLAQTLPELEYLSFLLYQVSAHVQAVQERDPVMGLVELSDFLLNAKGRREALEKAAERARAEEVNVTTAATVGGGARATGGGSVEKWNAALKESFAGRSEAARLRAQLRGFIGVASSEAERLTQQPFDDLALLQYRHAWMQSEVLPIMRSRSRRAGAQAVKEGPHAAVLRSNTASRPPENTSVRTSVEELRVYGVANRMAMKAVLYEVASIFNHIYYYPLRRYEALRPYGGDSVADTDAWYSAITAAVQTRFGVPIACNKAQTTEAAALPLVLRDSPLSVLALSRLGFRRAEEVAHLYSQEDRQLMPQALNPKAAVNVRSIFVSFASYRDAECASTLLDLFRAARNPHRLYVGIAQQNRAGDSPCLLPEMYTPYLCPSEGLQGAAADGGVGAARESRARARALYGEGADLTKPPNGPEARHFDERVCFLAEQVRVREIDSGQAKGPTYGRYMAMLLYRGEGLALVLDSHNRFRPMWDALGATMLLRLEDAKAVLSHYPESYPGEKADLLPYRRTTAYLCRAHFLKPFGYLRLNGIVIGSTAEFAKNNVFNDPYVRVKSREIDPTTNYRLPQPWVAGGFLMAFGTIFRDVPFDPHLSYIFDGEEVLYSMRLWTHGYNLYSPPRGVCFHIYGRQEAPKVWSESALWYNLQNRVRSRIQFYVQAHLLHAEKVLVPANSTNPFVVMDSSRYGMGKQRTVAQWYDYAGIDPVKHQVDGRWCGEDVTR
- a CDS encoding hypothetical protein (TriTrypDB/GeneDB-style sysID: LpmP.02.0170): MRSRLLPSRRSRPARFARCIALCLALSIGALVLFSGLFLWKMFSDEVEGAKTGSKMPQRPSMPGHPAGSSVPDAGADGVVQPLTGNREAAPYTESLEELLRLLRIYAEHRGVRVNSTYHVPLEALTAALGLRGGGDSSQRGAEARGADLQLPGAELLHSLYGNGGQAGDHLFANWVLDDPETITAEQEAYVERYLVPTQAEVDLTTLRVISSYYNTQSSRGLDRMAAETEKAMNDDGYATYVQHSPSFYDVSHASRRGYGQEGSIFVAVPFTLSDITEEMIDTIRRRASAASALSQTPATSSSAPLQGRVESVGGGDFEELRLTAARCAMTVESLFRQAHRGVAVTIGTIDVVAVSGISSATELNIEKPADVLFPLRTADRAKLTPSHKRRYSRITCEPPDFTSGWDDAEYGFRWKDNLRRRRVVVPLAGLDDAAAAHSALPRRADTAATLEQDFALRHVGRYATLQLYRGESYIFFLRAGSLALPNWDLTLRLLYLRTPARDRAVLSSRPTPGVTWRALAASVANVWSTEPLVRLSLTTAPGGRHSEDGLGGEREAAASVPPPDKVGERLLAALPADVSSWLSAARAEAELVLWLVTPSWLWPTMVETLVDWRQLAASPDLPASATASSVLGLLFTSAAVRGVLGDAILDLSDADLKAVQVDTLANCDGDAPTKASPCGQGMVYVRSGKNSSTSRTPQAVLSASLTASEVYELLFLDEKRPPMPAQPIVHMPPSASTTTPAPFRESGAAAGRLCGEEESEAPYYSAANKALRKRSFEHCWLKEHRGAVRQQVRRLVHSTNASTVLQASPGMQAPAAGAAAAAKCRAKDSFVKAEVMPRSSVCLADMRYLAPMEGTWLTNADGGTLGSGDRAPQAHHAADEHSPLQESAWLASGANVGKVKGVATSARNAQASGRVDELQFNSPQSPGDAASATVEPTPYVLQAVASADLLFGPAEVFFEFDREHQLQTRLRSLSEQLEERRLHYQGLTAAAAHARVPEAVELDPSLQFMDSDLEDMHTTLALWTRGWNVFGLTEPVAVGTGESELPTSMPATAPAASGAGHDGQCFVDEAADGVPTELSNARTFTQDKFWALVMSHRDAGTPLGSTKERNQTPTPQASSPSPYPLRRTVKEWELFAGVDLTALHDALRSP